From the Lysinibacillus fusiformis genome, the window TTTGCAAGACTAATTCGAGGGGAGATTTTAGCTCTAAAGGAACAAGAATATATCCAGGCTGCAAAGGCAATCGGAGGAACACATTTTAAAATTATCCTTAAGCACATATTACCAAATGTTGCTTCTTCGATTTTAGTGTTAGCAACAATGTGTATCGCAGAGTTTATCTTATTAGAGGCTTCACTAACATTTTTAGGGTTAGGTGTTGAACCGACAATACCATCGTGGGGCGGCATGTTGGCAGATAGTCGGAATTATATGACGTCAGCTTGGTGGATTTCTGTATTTCCAGGTATTGCAATTATGTTAACTGTACTAGGCTTTAATTTACTAGGAGATTGGTTACGAGATCGCTTAGATCCAAATATGAAAGTTTAGGTGATACTGTGAACTCTAAAATATTTTCAATTTTATTTCATAAGAATGAAACGATAAAAAAGCCCTCTTTATTTATAAACTTACCTACAAATCTTGCTCCCATAGGATTAATTGATTTTTGTGCGAGGTTAGGCTTAGAGTCAAATGAAATAGATTTTGATTTATTTCAAGCGTCAAAACAGCAGTACTCAATGGAATTTTTACAACATAGTAGTACATTTATTTCACAGAATGGGTCCAACTTTACAGTCTATTATGAGACTGAGTCTTCGCTGTCAACGTTGTTAAGTACGATAGCAAGTGAAGGAATGGCCGAAACGTATACAGACATTCCATCATCTTATTATGAAAGTTTAAGTCACCTTTGGTCAGCCTATGGAACTGGTGAGAAGGACGAGGCACATCCACAACAGCATTTAAGTGTGAAAATTAATTTACAACAAGAAATAAAGTCCAATGCCATTATAAAAGAAGTTTGCTATCTTGCATTACGTTTAGGATTGTATGCTACCTCTGTTTCTTTACCAGTTATCACAAAAGATCATCGACATTTTTCAATTGACATCAAGCAAGGAACTGCAAATTTAATGGAGCTAAGTTCTAGAAACGTTATTCAAGTTTGTGGTACAAAAGATAGCTTACCGACTGTTCTACATTCAATAGCAAAAGAAAAGCATGTGTCTGAAGGTGGCTTATTTGGTGTTTGGGAGCTAAATGAAAAACAAGTGAATGTAGCGGATTTATTGTATGAAACAACATGGGAAGATGAATCGGAAGCGTCATATATTATAAATGCTTTGCAAGATGAACCAAATAAAATGCTTGATGCTGAAATCTATCTTACAGCTTCTAAAAAAAATCGAGATGAATATTGTTTAGAATTGTATAAGAAATTTTCAAATTTAAAGACAATTACAGTTCGCTCTGCATTTAAAACAGGGTTATACTGGATATTAGAGGAAGTACTTCCATCTGTTTCAGGCCATTTTGAACAAGTAAAAATAGTATGTAAAGATGGGATTAGTGAAAACGGTTTAGAACAACATAATCGCTGGATTATGGAGCTTTATCCAGTGGATGAATTGATTGAAAGGCAATATGGTGTACCGAAAGAACATGTACAATTTGAGCTTTCAAGCACACAGCAGCACATTTATAGTGTCTATGTTGATGATGTATTAATTGCTGAACTAAATCCGTTAATTAGTGAATTGGATTATGTTGACGGTCAGAAAAAAGTCTATCCAACTACAGCTGGGTATAGATTATTTGAAAGTGGGAAACTGGTTCAAGAAAATGCAATATTGTCAGATCGTGAGCGTTTCTATAAAACGTATATCAATGAGTTTCTTCCTCAGATAGTGGGAAAATTAAATATTGATGTAACGAATCGCGATCAAGGACAATTGTTTCCTTTATTTGATCGAATCGAAATTGACTTTACTTCATCTGGAATTGAAGAAGAATTAAATGTTAAGCAAGAGGCAAACTCATCCTTCGAAGCGTTATACGAAGATCTATATTTTAACACGCTAGATTATTTTAATGAGCTCGGTCGCCGATTAGTTAATCAACCTTATAAAGCTCCTGGTGGCATTATTCCCTCTATTCATATAGAGGAAAATATTTATAAGCCTATTAAAAGTGTAATACGGGCATACCAATGGCATGAAAAACCCAATCTAGTTCCAGTTACAAAAAGAATTTTATTTAATCCAGAAGGGCAATTTGAAACGGTAGAAATGTATTTAGGTGATTATCTCAAAGTAATGAAAGTGAATGATTATTTAAAATACAAAATTAAAAATGTTTATCAATTATCAACCCGGTATCAAAATTATTCTGAGGTCAAACTGAATTATGGGGATATATCTTACAAAGGGAATGTCATTCCATTTTTTGAAGTGACTGAGCCTATTACTAGTGACTTTTATTCAGGACTTAAAAAATCGAATGAAAAGCATACGATTGTCTTTGAAGCTGGCCATCATCCAAATGAAGTATCTAGTACACCTGCTATATTAGAGCTAATGGAAGATATTATTTGTCACCATCCTGAAATCTTGAAAAAGATTAATATAATCATTATTCCGTTATCAAATCCAGATGGTTATGAAATAATGGAGAGCTTGACAAAAGAACATCCAAAATGGAAACATCATGCTGCAAGATTTAATGCAGTAGGTTTAGAGTTTGCCCATGTCAAATTTCAAGAAAGCGTATTTGGCGAGGCAAATGTTTTACCACTCATCTTAAAAAAATGGGCACCTGATATAGTAATTGATGATCATGGAATTCCTGCTCGTGAATGGGTTCAACCATTCGCAGGATATGCATGTCCACCTATTTTCCCTGTTTCTTACACGCTTCCGAGTGCCAAGATTTATGGAATTGGTCGTTACGCGGATTATGATACGAGGGAAGTCCAGGCTAAAAATCTAGAACTAGTAGCTGAAAAAGTGAATATGTTTTTTGAGGGCTCAACATTTGCCCAAGAAAATGCTTATTGGCGTGAACGCTACTATAAATATGGCACAAAATGGGATCCGCAAAAGTACCCAATTGAGGAAATGGGGAATATTAATTTTTATCGGAGTATGGAAGTTACGCCAACTTACTCATCTGTTAGTATATTACGCTACCCGCAGTGGGTGGCTCTAGATATCATTTCTGAAGTGTCCGATGAAATTGTTTATGATGAAGAATTAATTTCTTGTATTGAAGCACATAAATTATTTAATCAAGCTATTATTGAAGCTACAATTTCTACTAAAGTAAATAAAATTAATCAATCTGGACGCTATATTAAAAAACGTCCGATAGAAATCAGGTGACAAATATGACAAAAATTTTATTAACAGGGTTCGAACCATTTCTTGATTATAAAATAAATCCAACGATGCAAATTGTGGAAGCATTAAAGGGAAAGAAGATAGATGGCTATGATATTGTCGGACGAATTCTATCTGTAGATTTTCAGCAATCAGCGGAGCAATTAAAACAACATATAGAAGAAGTGAAACCACAAATCATCATTTCATTAGGGTTAGCAGGAGGTCGTTTTAAAGTAACACCGGAGCGCATTGCCATTAATGTAAAAGATGGAGAGCCTGATAATAATGGCTACACACCAGTTGATGAGCGTATCCATGAGGAGGGGGCAGATGCTTATCTAACAAACTTACCGATTCGCAGTATGGTGAATCGTTTGCAGGCAGAAGGATATCCAGCCGAAATCTCCAATACAGCGGGTACATACTTATGTAATAACATTATGTATGAGGGGCTTGCTTATGCACAGCTACATGAAGGGGTTCGTGCTGGCTTTATTCATATTCCAGCATCATTTGAGCTAGCAATCCAACATGGCAAAATTCCCGGCTGGAATATCGGAGATTTAATAGCTGCGGTAACGCTTTGTATTGAGGAGACGGTACGTGCAACCAATCATTGATTTTCCTCATTCGATGTGGATTAGTCAAAATACTATTCGTTTTGCATTCAAGGAGGAAATCTCCCACTCAAATTTTTACGCGGTCCAAACGTTTAATCGATTTCTGAAACAGCAGCTACGGCATAACCTAGTCGAAAGTGTTGCAAGCTACCATACAGTAACAGCTTATATTAAACAAAAAATAGATGTTGAACGTTTAGGCATGCAGTGGCTTGAGAT encodes:
- a CDS encoding M14 family metallopeptidase; its protein translation is MEFLQHSSTFISQNGSNFTVYYETESSLSTLLSTIASEGMAETYTDIPSSYYESLSHLWSAYGTGEKDEAHPQQHLSVKINLQQEIKSNAIIKEVCYLALRLGLYATSVSLPVITKDHRHFSIDIKQGTANLMELSSRNVIQVCGTKDSLPTVLHSIAKEKHVSEGGLFGVWELNEKQVNVADLLYETTWEDESEASYIINALQDEPNKMLDAEIYLTASKKNRDEYCLELYKKFSNLKTITVRSAFKTGLYWILEEVLPSVSGHFEQVKIVCKDGISENGLEQHNRWIMELYPVDELIERQYGVPKEHVQFELSSTQQHIYSVYVDDVLIAELNPLISELDYVDGQKKVYPTTAGYRLFESGKLVQENAILSDRERFYKTYINEFLPQIVGKLNIDVTNRDQGQLFPLFDRIEIDFTSSGIEEELNVKQEANSSFEALYEDLYFNTLDYFNELGRRLVNQPYKAPGGIIPSIHIEENIYKPIKSVIRAYQWHEKPNLVPVTKRILFNPEGQFETVEMYLGDYLKVMKVNDYLKYKIKNVYQLSTRYQNYSEVKLNYGDISYKGNVIPFFEVTEPITSDFYSGLKKSNEKHTIVFEAGHHPNEVSSTPAILELMEDIICHHPEILKKINIIIIPLSNPDGYEIMESLTKEHPKWKHHAARFNAVGLEFAHVKFQESVFGEANVLPLILKKWAPDIVIDDHGIPAREWVQPFAGYACPPIFPVSYTLPSAKIYGIGRYADYDTREVQAKNLELVAEKVNMFFEGSTFAQENAYWRERYYKYGTKWDPQKYPIEEMGNINFYRSMEVTPTYSSVSILRYPQWVALDIISEVSDEIVYDEELISCIEAHKLFNQAIIEATISTKVNKINQSGRYIKKRPIEIR
- a CDS encoding pyroglutamyl-peptidase I codes for the protein MTKILLTGFEPFLDYKINPTMQIVEALKGKKIDGYDIVGRILSVDFQQSAEQLKQHIEEVKPQIIISLGLAGGRFKVTPERIAINVKDGEPDNNGYTPVDERIHEEGADAYLTNLPIRSMVNRLQAEGYPAEISNTAGTYLCNNIMYEGLAYAQLHEGVRAGFIHIPASFELAIQHGKIPGWNIGDLIAAVTLCIEETVRATNH